In the genome of Nitratireductor sp. GISD-1A_MAKvit, the window CCCCGTCGGCGTCTCCACCGGCACCTTGGCTCCCAGCACCGCATCACGCAGGCTCACCGGAAGATCCACATGGAGATCGCGTCCCTCCACCCGGTAGCGCGGATGGCGTCTGAAACGCAGTTTCACCAGTGCATCGCCACGCTCGCCGAACGGCGTTTCCTCGCCCTGCCCTTTGAGGCGAATGGTCTGACCATCCTCGACATAGCGCGGCAGCTTGACTGCTATGCGCCGCCCGCCGGGAAAGATCGCCGTCACCTTTTCCGCCTTCGCCACATCCTCAATGTCCACATCCAGCGTCGCGTTCAGATCACCCATGCCACTGGGGCGACCGCCGGCGTTCCCAGCCCCGGCACGGCGCCCGCGACCGGTTCCTGCCTGCGAAAAGGCATCACCGAAAATCTGGCTGAAAATGTCCGCACCGCCAAAGCCCGCGCCATCGGCTCCGCCGCTTCTGAATTCAAAGTGCTGCGCGCCCGGTCCGCCGCGTCCGGAGCGCCGAAAGCCCGCAAACGGGTCGCCACCT includes:
- a CDS encoding DnaJ C-terminal domain-containing protein, with the translated sequence MRNPYDVLGVAKNASSKEIKSAYRKLAKQYHPDQKPNDPKAKERFAEIGQAYEILGDDKQRGAFDRGEIDAEGKPRFAGFEGAGAGGDPFAGFRRSGRGGPGAQHFEFRSGGADGAGFGGADIFSQIFGDAFSQAGTGRGRRAGAGNAGGRPSGMGDLNATLDVDIEDVAKAEKVTAIFPGGRRIAVKLPRYVEDGQTIRLKGQGEETPFGERGDALVKLRFRRHPRYRVEGRDLHVDLPVSLRDAVLGAKVPVETPTGRLALTVPAWTSSGKTMRLKGRGLPRKTEGHGDLYVHVQIMLPEGGDPALEALFRQSA